A single genomic interval of uncultured Desulfobulbus sp. harbors:
- the rlmN gene encoding 23S rRNA (adenine(2503)-C(2))-methyltransferase RlmN: MNEQNTKTDLKDLPQEKLVQFVESLGQPAFRGRQILAWIYRPGITDFEQMTDLAKQFRAILAKTASMSVFAEAMIERSRDGAVKFAFRLEDGQIIESVMIPEEDRNTLCVSSQVGCAMGCTFCCTGRMGFRRNLRTAEIINQVCAVRDWCLEHNQPPPTNIVFMGMGEPLANFDNLLDAISILTEQRGLDFSNRRITVSTCGLVPQMMELGDRTDVNLAVSLHAANDAVRSTMMPINKRYPIAELINCCSNYRQKRRKRIMFEYTLLEGVNDADADAITLAELLRPVPCKINLLAVNPAGDDTVRSPSNERILQFQKILRDQGYTVFIRTSRGEDIAAACGQLAGQGWDEAKVVLRSPQEPEHDKKGAETNGGDE; encoded by the coding sequence ATGAACGAGCAGAACACCAAGACGGACCTGAAAGACCTGCCCCAGGAAAAACTGGTCCAATTTGTCGAATCGCTGGGACAGCCGGCCTTTCGCGGCCGTCAGATCCTGGCATGGATTTATCGCCCGGGAATCACTGATTTTGAGCAGATGACCGATTTGGCCAAGCAGTTCCGCGCGATCCTGGCCAAGACCGCCTCTATGAGCGTTTTTGCGGAGGCGATGATCGAGCGATCCCGTGACGGGGCGGTGAAATTCGCCTTTCGCCTGGAGGACGGACAGATCATCGAGTCGGTGATGATTCCCGAGGAGGACCGCAACACCCTTTGCGTCTCTTCCCAGGTCGGCTGCGCCATGGGCTGCACCTTCTGCTGTACCGGCCGCATGGGCTTTCGCCGCAACCTCAGGACCGCCGAGATCATCAACCAGGTCTGCGCTGTGCGCGACTGGTGCTTGGAGCACAACCAACCACCGCCGACCAACATCGTCTTCATGGGCATGGGCGAGCCGCTGGCCAATTTCGACAACCTGCTTGATGCCATCTCCATCCTCACCGAACAGCGCGGCCTGGACTTTTCCAACCGCAGGATCACCGTCTCCACCTGCGGCCTGGTGCCGCAGATGATGGAGTTGGGCGACCGTACCGACGTCAACCTGGCGGTTTCACTCCATGCGGCCAACGATGCAGTGCGCAGCACCATGATGCCAATCAACAAACGTTATCCCATTGCCGAGCTGATCAACTGCTGCAGCAACTATCGCCAGAAGCGGCGCAAACGGATCATGTTCGAATACACCCTGCTTGAGGGAGTCAACGACGCCGATGCCGACGCGATTACCCTTGCTGAACTGTTGCGCCCGGTTCCCTGCAAAATCAACCTGTTGGCAGTTAACCCGGCGGGTGATGACACGGTTCGCAGCCCCAGCAACGAACGCATCCTCCAGTTCCAGAAAATTCTCCGCGACCAGGGCTACACCGTTTTTATTCGCACCAGTCGCGGCGAGGACATTGCCGCGGCCTGCGGTCAGCTGGCCGGTCAGGGCTGGGACGAGGCCAAGGTGGTGCTCCGGTCGCCGCAGGAACCTGAACATGACAAGAAGGGAGCTGAGACGAATGGTGGCGATGAATGA
- a CDS encoding radical SAM protein codes for MDYIGDIIRPPSEASSIILQATVGCSHNRCTFCGAYRDHDKRFEVKPWDRIERDLDFAAQYCRRQNTLFLADGDALVMSDDVLVRLLQAIREKLPWVRRVSSYATCQNIGEKSDEQLQHYKSLGLSRLYMGLETGHDLTLQSICKGVDSSSLIEAGKRIRAAGIFLSITCLLGIAGVENSQEHARATAEVLNRMQPHQIAVLTLMLLPDTPLYRLALKGHFTLPDQQGLFRELRTLLAGLGPNRCQFYANHASNYFSLSGRLPKDQQQMLATIDQALTGTLSLKPEGFRGL; via the coding sequence ATGGATTACATCGGGGATATCATTCGCCCTCCCAGTGAGGCCTCCTCCATCATCCTCCAGGCCACGGTCGGATGTTCCCACAACCGGTGTACCTTCTGTGGCGCCTACCGTGACCACGACAAACGATTTGAGGTCAAACCCTGGGACAGGATCGAGCGCGATCTCGATTTTGCCGCCCAGTACTGCCGCAGGCAGAATACGCTTTTTCTCGCCGATGGCGATGCCCTGGTCATGAGCGATGATGTGCTTGTTCGTCTGTTACAGGCCATCAGAGAAAAACTCCCCTGGGTTCGTCGGGTGAGTTCCTACGCCACCTGTCAAAACATTGGTGAGAAAAGCGATGAACAGCTGCAGCATTATAAATCGCTTGGCTTGAGCCGACTGTACATGGGGCTGGAAACCGGCCACGATCTCACCCTGCAGTCGATTTGCAAAGGAGTCGATAGCTCCTCCCTGATAGAGGCGGGCAAGCGGATTCGCGCTGCGGGCATCTTTCTCTCAATCACCTGCCTCCTGGGGATTGCCGGGGTGGAAAATTCCCAGGAACACGCCAGGGCCACTGCCGAGGTGCTCAACCGGATGCAACCGCACCAGATTGCCGTGCTCACCCTGATGTTGCTCCCTGATACGCCGCTCTATCGCTTGGCTCTCAAGGGACACTTCACCCTGCCGGATCAGCAAGGGCTCTTCAGGGAGTTGCGGACGCTTCTTGCCGGGCTTGGTCCAAACCGTTGCCAGTTTTATGCCAACCATGCCTCCAACTATTTCTCCCTGAGCGGACGACTGCCCAAAGACCAGCAACAGATGCTCGCCACCATTGACCAGGCCCTGACCGGGACCCTTTCACTGAAACCCGAAGGCTTTCGCGGGCTGTAG
- the serC gene encoding 3-phosphoserine/phosphohydroxythreonine transaminase, producing MPERIYNFSPGPGTLPYSVLQEAAVDIVNFKDKGIGLIELSHRSKEFMAVADETEALIRELMAIPNNYKVLFLQGGASSQFFMVPMNLLNAGQKATYLNTGVWSKKAIKEAKLFGDVEVAYTSETTTFNRVPRDDEYTVSADSQYLYFVSNNTIYGTQFPTMPNKDAMLISDMSSDILSRPVDVSKFGLIFAGAQKNMGPAGVTVVIIREDLLDRVDAKVPTMLQYKTHADKDSMFNTPPCFSIYCVGRVMNWLKQQGGVSAMEKINREKAALVYEMIDSTDFYRGHAEKESRSMMNIAFNLPTPELEAQFIKEATAVGLDGLKGHRSVGGCRASIYNAFPREGVEKLVDFMNDFAKKNG from the coding sequence ATGCCCGAGAGAATTTATAATTTTAGCCCCGGCCCCGGCACCCTGCCCTATTCAGTTCTTCAGGAAGCCGCAGTTGATATCGTCAATTTCAAGGACAAGGGGATCGGCCTGATCGAGCTGAGCCATCGTTCCAAGGAGTTCATGGCCGTTGCCGATGAGACCGAAGCCCTGATTCGTGAGCTCATGGCCATCCCGAACAACTACAAGGTCCTCTTTCTCCAGGGCGGTGCTTCATCGCAATTCTTTATGGTGCCGATGAACCTGCTCAATGCCGGCCAGAAAGCCACCTACCTCAACACCGGCGTCTGGTCCAAAAAGGCGATCAAGGAGGCCAAGCTCTTTGGTGATGTCGAGGTTGCCTACACCAGCGAGACCACCACCTTCAACCGCGTGCCTCGTGACGACGAGTATACCGTCTCGGCCGACAGTCAGTACCTCTACTTTGTCAGCAACAATACCATCTACGGCACCCAGTTTCCGACCATGCCAAACAAGGATGCGATGCTGATCTCGGATATGTCCTCGGATATTCTTTCCCGTCCGGTGGATGTGAGCAAGTTCGGCTTGATCTTTGCCGGTGCGCAGAAGAATATGGGCCCTGCCGGTGTGACCGTGGTCATCATCCGTGAGGATCTGCTTGATCGGGTGGATGCCAAGGTGCCCACCATGCTCCAGTATAAGACCCATGCGGACAAGGACTCCATGTTCAACACACCGCCCTGTTTCTCCATCTACTGTGTGGGCCGGGTGATGAATTGGCTCAAGCAGCAAGGCGGCGTGAGCGCCATGGAAAAAATCAACCGCGAGAAGGCCGCCCTCGTCTACGAGATGATCGATTCCACCGACTTCTACCGCGGCCACGCCGAGAAAGAGTCTCGTTCGATGATGAACATCGCCTTCAACCTGCCCACCCCCGAACTCGAGGCCCAGTTCATCAAGGAGGCCACCGCGGTCGGCCTGGACGGACTGAAAGGACACCGTTCCGTCGGCGGTTGCCGCGCCTCGATCTACAATGCCTTCCCCCGGGAGGGCGTGGAGAAGCTGGTCGACTTTATGAATGATTTTGCCAAGAAAAACGGCTGA
- a CDS encoding tRNA (cytidine(34)-2'-O)-methyltransferase: protein MSDALHIVLVEPEIPPNTGSIARLCGATDTVLDLVHPLGFKIDDKHLKRAGLDYWPFVRINHWESFDTFLAEQDEHKLYFLTTKTARSYTKARFQPGDKLVFGKETKGLPEDLLTLYSDRCLTIPMSNPHIRSLNLAMSAGIVLYEALRQVRG from the coding sequence ATGTCAGATGCCCTTCATATCGTGCTGGTCGAACCGGAGATTCCTCCCAATACGGGATCCATCGCCCGCCTCTGCGGTGCCACCGATACCGTGCTGGACCTGGTCCATCCTTTGGGTTTCAAAATCGACGACAAGCATCTCAAACGGGCCGGACTCGATTACTGGCCCTTTGTCCGCATTAACCACTGGGAAAGCTTTGATACTTTTCTCGCTGAGCAAGACGAGCACAAATTGTATTTTTTAACCACTAAAACAGCAAGATCCTACACAAAGGCCCGTTTTCAACCGGGAGATAAGTTGGTTTTCGGCAAGGAGACAAAAGGCTTGCCCGAAGATCTGCTCACGCTGTATAGTGACCGCTGCCTGACAATCCCGATGAGTAACCCCCATATCCGCAGCCTTAACCTGGCTATGTCTGCGGGTATTGTACTTTATGAGGCCCTACGTCAAGTCCGTGGATGA
- a CDS encoding aspartate kinase, protein MALIVQKYGGTSVGSTEKIKAVAQRVINNHKQGNRMVVVLSAMSGETDRLTGLANDIQRIPNTREMDMLLSTGEQVTVALFAMAIKEAGFDAISLLGDQVAIHTDNMHTKARIESIDAEVINKYLDQGKIVTIAGFQGVTDNGDITTLGRGGSDTTAVALAAALEADACEIFTDVEGVYTTDPNICANARKIDYISYDEMLELASLGAKVLDIRSVGLAKRFGVPVHVRSTFSENIGTWVVEEEKIMESMLVSGITYSKKEARITIKKVPDQPGVAAKIFLPISDAGILVDMIIQNTTDGHLTDMTFTVPRTDYERAMDILKNVAKDINADAVSGDKDIAKVSIVGVGMRNHTGIASTMFQILAKEGINMMMVSTSEIKVSCIIAEKYTELAVRALHDAFALDKENVPMEETE, encoded by the coding sequence ATGGCGCTCATCGTACAAAAGTACGGCGGAACCTCGGTGGGTTCCACGGAAAAAATCAAGGCGGTTGCCCAGCGGGTAATCAACAATCACAAACAAGGCAACCGCATGGTGGTGGTTTTGTCCGCCATGTCCGGCGAGACCGATCGCTTGACCGGATTGGCCAACGATATTCAGCGTATCCCCAATACGCGCGAGATGGACATGCTGCTCTCCACCGGCGAGCAGGTGACGGTCGCGCTCTTTGCCATGGCGATCAAGGAGGCTGGATTTGATGCCATCTCTCTTTTGGGTGATCAGGTAGCGATTCACACCGACAACATGCATACCAAGGCGCGGATCGAATCCATCGATGCCGAGGTGATCAACAAGTACCTTGATCAGGGAAAAATTGTCACCATTGCCGGATTCCAGGGCGTGACCGACAACGGCGATATCACCACCCTCGGTCGCGGCGGCTCCGATACCACCGCAGTGGCGCTTGCTGCAGCCCTCGAGGCGGATGCCTGCGAGATTTTCACCGATGTTGAGGGCGTGTATACCACTGATCCCAACATTTGTGCCAATGCCCGCAAGATCGATTACATCAGTTACGACGAGATGCTGGAACTGGCCAGTCTTGGTGCCAAGGTTTTGGACATCCGTTCTGTGGGGTTGGCGAAACGGTTTGGCGTACCTGTTCACGTACGTTCCACATTTTCTGAAAATATTGGTACCTGGGTCGTTGAGGAGGAAAAAATTATGGAATCCATGCTGGTGTCCGGCATTACCTACAGCAAGAAAGAAGCGCGAATCACCATCAAAAAAGTCCCGGATCAGCCTGGTGTTGCCGCAAAAATTTTCCTTCCCATCAGTGACGCCGGTATTCTCGTGGATATGATCATTCAAAATACCACTGACGGTCATCTCACCGACATGACCTTTACCGTGCCGCGCACCGATTACGAGCGGGCCATGGATATCTTGAAGAACGTTGCCAAGGATATCAACGCCGATGCGGTCAGCGGCGACAAGGACATCGCCAAGGTCTCCATCGTCGGTGTGGGAATGCGCAACCATACCGGTATCGCCTCGACTATGTTCCAGATTCTTGCCAAAGAGGGGATCAACATGATGATGGTCTCCACCTCGGAAATCAAGGTCTCCTGCATTATTGCGGAAAAATATACGGAACTGGCTGTTCGGGCGCTGCATGATGCCTTTGCCCTGGATAAAGAAAACGTCCCCATGGAAGAGACCGAGTAA